The Aphelocoma coerulescens isolate FSJ_1873_10779 chromosome 14, UR_Acoe_1.0, whole genome shotgun sequence genome has a window encoding:
- the NPTX2 gene encoding neuronal pentraxin-2 — MLLVAAGLLLAVAAGGRGSPAGEQESPPGSRFVCTSVPLDAAGAGCPLPPVPMQGGALPPEEELKATVLQLRETVLQQKETIGSQREAIRELTGKLSRCEGADGKSAAGAWKNEVGKGKDTMGDLPRDPAQVIDQLSRTMQTLKDRLESLEHQLRANVSYAALPSDLREMLQRRLGDLERQLLSKVAELEDEKSLLHNETSAHRQKTETALNALLERVSELEKGNSAFKSPDEFKVSLPLRTNYLYGKIKKTLPELYAFTVCLWLRSSASPGIGTPFSYAVPGQANEIVLIEWGNNPIELLINDKVAQLPLFISDGKWHHICITWTTRDGMWEAFQDGEKLGTGENLAPWHPIKPGGVLILGQEQDTVGGRFDATQAFVGEMSQFNIWDRVLKAEDIMNIANCSINMPGNIIPWVDNNVDVFGGATKWPVETCEERLLDL, encoded by the exons ATGCTGCTCGTGGCCGCCGGGCTCCTGCTCGCCGTAGCTGCTGGCGGGCGGGGGTCGCCGGCCGGGGAGCAGGAGAGCCCGCCGGGCAGCCGCTTCGTGTGCACCTCGGTGCCGCTGGACGCCGCCGGTGCGGGCTGCCCGCTGCCCCCCGTGCCCATGCAGGGCGGCGCGCTGCCCCCCGAGGAGGAGCTCAAAGCCACGGTGCTGCAGCTGCGGGAGACCGTCCTGCAGCAGAAGGAGACCATCGGGAGCCAGCGGGAGGCCATCCGAGAGCTCACTGGGAAGCTGAGCCGCTGCGAGGGCGCCGACGGCAAGTCCGCCGCGGGGGCGTGGAAGAACGAGGTGGGCAAGGGGAAGGACACGATGGGCGACCTGCCGCGGGACCCGGCGCAGGTCATCGACCAGCTGAGCCGCACCATGCAGACCCTCAAGGACCGGCTGGAGAGCCTGGAG CACCAGCTCCGAGCCAACGTGTCCTATGCAGCCCTGCCCAGTGACCTGCGGGAGATGCTTCAGCGGAGGCTCGGGGACCTGGAGCGCCAACTCCTGAGCAAAGTGGCTGAGTTGGAGGATGAAAAGTCTCTGCTTCACAATGAGACCTCAGCCCACCGGCAGAAGACAGAGACAGCCTTGAATGCATTGCTAGAAAGAGTGTCTGAATTAGAGAAAG GTAACAGTGCATTTAAGTCACCTGATGAATTCAAAGTCTCCCTTCCTCTTCGCACAAACTACCTGTATGGGAAGATCAAGAAGACTCTGCCAGAGCTCTATGCTTTTACTGTGTGCTTGTGGCTGAGGTCAAGTGCTTCTCCTGGAATTGGCACTCCATTCTCTTATGCTGTTCCCGGGCAAGCCAATGAAATTGTCCTCATAGAATGGGGGAATAATCCAATTGAACTGCTGATTAATGATAAG GTTGCCCAGCTCCCTCTCTTCATTAGTGATGGAAAATGGCATCATATCTGCATAACATGGACAACCAGGGATGGAATGTGGGAAGCTTTTCAGGATGGAGAGAAGCTTGGCACTGGGGAGAATCTTGCTCCTTGGCACCCAATTAAACCTGGAGGTGTCTTGATCCTGGGTCAGGAACAG GACACAGTAGGAGGAAGATTTGATGCAACTCAAGCCTTTGTTGGGGAGATGAGCCAGTTCAATATATGGGACAGGGTCTTAAAAGCTGAAGACATCATGAATATTGCCAACTGCTCCATCAACATGCCTGGCAACATCATCCCCTGGGTCGATAACAATGTGGATGTGTTTGGAGGTGCTACTAAATGGCCTGTGGAGACATGTGAGGAGCGTCTGCTTGACTTGTAG